The stretch of DNA CTCTTAATTTTTTCAATACTACATTTATACAATAACAATCTAACACTAGTAGAATTATTGATATTTAATCTTTGATTATTTTCATTTAATTCGATAATAAAATTATATGTCCGCTCTTTAAAGGTTATCGAATTAAGTATTGCTACACTAATAGAGGTTATAAATAATGTTAAAAGTAATATCATTATTTTCAAATTATTCTTTGCTAAGAAAACAAACAAAATTATGATAGCAATAAAAAGTGATATTAAAATGCCTTTTCTTGCTAAAATTATTACAATAGTTAACTGTATTGTTATAGAAAAAAGAGAAAGAAAAAAGAAAGATATCCTTTTTGTATAAAATATCTTATAACATGAAAACAGAATACCTACACCAATTATTAAAGATATATATATAGGATGATGATTATAAAAAGAAAGGTCATGTGTCATTGAATAAATACAATCATATACAGTCGATGCAGATTTTGATATGTATAATAAATATACAAAATATGATCCAAGAAGTAATGAGAATAATGTAGAACTATAAATATAATTATTTATAAATTGTCGTATAATTTTACTATAATTAAAACTGTACGAATTAATATTAAATAAAAATAATCCAAATATTAAAAATGCTGAATATTTTTCAATAATTCTTAAGCCATATTTAAAATCATCAGTAAAAAACAATCCAAAACATGAAATAAGAAGTGGTAAAACAAAAAATGAAAATTTTGTATAATCAAATTTAAAGTCCTTTATAATTAATCTAATCAATATTGATAATAATATTGGAATAATCAAAAGTCCCTTAAAAAAATTAGGAATAATCGGGTAAAATGAATACATATATATGATAAGCTTCACTAATGATTGATCAAATTCATATAATTTATTTCTTTCCATATACAAATTTAAAATTAGAAATCTTTAAGATTAAAACCAAAAAAATAAAAACTAATAGTTCATCTGAAAAAGGCATTCTAAAAAACAAAATTCCTAGTATAAATAGAATCACATTATTAAAAATATTATTAAGCATCATTAAGTTCATCATTTTTTCTAAAAAGATCAATATAAATGGTAAAAACATCAATCCTATAAGAGCAAAATTCATATACATCTCTCCAATAATTGTAGTAACCAAAGAAACTGCATTATACTCCTGAGCAGCAACAACAGTTATGCTGTGAGGTTTAGACTCCCATAAAGATCTAGGTATAAAAAAAACTACTGATTTTAAATATGTCTTACCATATAAAAAGGAATTATAATCATTAAAAACCTGCATCAAAACATTAAAATTAACAGATTCAGAAATTCCCAATAATAATGGTTCAATTTCAAATGGCTCCATTAAAGAGGCACTCTTATATGTTTCAATAAATTTACTATACGTTGGAATACCATCAGCAAATAACGGTCCTCGCATATGCCTAAATATTGAAGCAAAATAGCCTAAAAAAACTCCAACTGGAATAATAAGGGGTAATATCAAAATTTGTTTGAGTTTTAATCTTGAAATAAAATAAATAGCTAAAGCAATTAATAACCCAAATAGATAAATACGATTCCCTGATATAATAGTATCAAAGATTCCAAAACCTACAGAAATAAATATGAAAAAGAATATATTTAACTTACTATTTTCATATAAATAAAAAAAACTCCCTATCAATAGCAATTTAGATGCATTGTAACAATAAGTAATTAAAATAGCTAATCCACCAGCAGAAATAAAAAAATCATGTCTATTTTGATACCAATTTCCTCCTTTCAAAATACCAGAACCTACCAGAATTAAAAATAAACTAAAAAAATACATAACACCATACTTCGTTAAACTTATTTTTTTATACTTAACTCTCTTGTTCAATCTTTTTAAGGGTAAATACAAATATATTAATATAGAAAAATTAAAAAGTGACAAATAAAGATTTGCCTTGTTATAATTTTCTAAATAAATCGTTTCCAAACTTGTATTTCCAAAATCTATCTTAGATATTTTTACTTCCCCATAAAAAAAATAGATGAATAAAGGAATAAATATAAAATATAAAAGTGAAAAGCAAATACCTAATTTAAATGAAAATCCACTTTTCTTATAAGAATTAAATAAAAAACTTATCAATAGAAAAAATTGAAAGGTATATATAGCTCCAAAAAGAATTATCATATTATATAGGTAACCAAATTTTATAAATCTTTAATTAAATTATTCCTTTAAAGCAACATATTTATCTTAATACAAACGCTAATATTACTTCTTGTAATTGGAATTTTACATGCATTGTTTTTATTTTATAATCTTTAAATCTATAAGACATAATATAAAGTTTATCATTATAAATAGAATAATTTCAACAAATATAATTATAAAAAGTTTATTCGTTAATTTTTTATTTAATAACTAACAATCAAATGCAAATTGAAGATATAAAATTACACTTAATTAGTATAAGTCAAATACTATATTTTTAATTTTTTTTTTAATTACATATTCCTCATTTTAAAATTATTATTCAACTATTAAATAAATTTTTAAAAGAAATTAAAACCCTAGGAATATTAAAAAGTTGATGCATAAGAAATGTATGATAATAAATATCTTTTATAAAAAAGTTAATTAAATATGCAGAAATAAACTGAGAAATTAATGTTGAAAAAGCTGCTCCGTTAATTCCATAAATAGGTATTAAAAAATAATTTAATAAAACATTACTACTGGCTGAAACAATTGAAGTATACAAATTTATTCTAGTTTTATTTTCTATAACCAAAGTCTTTGACTTTATGATAGATAAACTTACAAAAAGTGATGACCAAATATTAATAGATAAAGGCCATATTGCATCCGAATACTCTTCTCCATAAAAAAAGATTATAAAAAAAGATCCAAAAAATGTAACAATTATTGATACAAAAAAAGAGAGCCAAAACAAGAAATCATATAATTGTTGAATTGAATTTAAATATTCATCTCGGCTCCTTTTATGAGCTGTTATTACTGCGGGAAATAAAGAAGAGCCAACAACCATTGGAAAAAAATACCATGCTTCACTTAAGCGAACTGCTACTGAATATATTCCAAGTTCAGCACTACCTAAAACTGGCTTAATCATTAATTGATCAATCTTGAGATATATTAAAACCATAAAACTAGAAAAAATCAGTGGCCAAGATTCCTTAATTAATACCAGCGAAAACGACCTATTAAAATTCCAACGACAAATATTACCTTTAGAAACATAAGAATACATTAAGATATATAGTATAGCTAAAGTAAATGATTCAAATACATATATATATATAAAATATTCTAAATCTAGTTCTAATAATATAAATCCAACCTTTAACATTGAACTTATTAAAACAACTATTATATTTACAATGGAAGAATATTTTGATTCAACCTTAGATTGAAAAAATAAATCTATAAGATTAAATGAATTAAAAAAATATGATAATCCTATTATTATTATAAAATATTCGATTTGTTCATTTAAATCAATAAAAAAAAAACTAAGATTAAGAGCAAGTAAAAGAGTTATAAAACCAATACATTTCATCAAAAATGATGTACCTAAAATTTCAGTAGAAGATTTTTCATTTTTAACTAAATGTTTAACAACTATGTTATCTAAACCAAGAGTAGCCAAAATACTAAATATTAAAACATAACTTATAACATAATTTAATAACCCAAAATTTTCAGGTTGCAAAAACCTAGCTAACCATATACCTATTGTTAATTCAGATATAATTTTAACAATCTTATTTCCTAACATCCATAAAGTATTCTCAAAATACTTACCCTTATTTTCATTAATATTTACCATAAATAATATTATTAAAATAAGTCATGTTAAATATTCAAACATCATTACTTCCTTTCTTCATAAAAAACATTAATAAGATTCTTTATAAAAATATCAGTCGTATATTTTTTTCTAGCATATTCGTAATTATAATCCATCATTGATTGTAAATTATTAATATTTTTAGAAATAAATATTAACTTTTCTTTAATATCTTCTGGACTATTTTTTCGAACAATAAACCCCGTATTTACACCACATATATCAGAAATTGCTGCATGATCAGTCGTTACAATAATATTACCTGTAGCCATTGCTTCTAATAAAGATATGGGCTCTCCTTCCATTGAATAATAAGTTGGCAGAACAAATGTATTTGCCCACAGATAAGCCTTTTTTTTATCTTCACCTCTAACGGGAGGTGAATAAGATATTTTAGGATTTGAATCTATCAAATTAAATATTTCATTTTTGTTTTCATTATCCACACCTCCAATAATTTTCACTTCATAGTCTATAAATTCTTTATCCATAAGTTTAAGAGAAACTAAAAAATCAATAATCCCTTTTTCCTTCATTAAATTACTAAGATATAATATTTTGATTTTTTCATTATTCTGAATATCTTTTTTCTTTACTTCTTTAAGTAAAAAATCTTCAACAAAATAATGCATACAAAAAATATTTTTTTTATCAATAAAAGGGGTTAAATTATGTATAAGAACTTTAGATGATACTATTCCTTTATCCATTATAGATAGTACATAATGAAACAATCTTCTTTTAAATCCCTTTAAAATATCATACTGTTTATATAAATAATTCCCATGTACATGAACTATAACCTCTTTATTCCATATTTTTGCTACAATAAAAAAAGGAAGATCCTTAATAACACCAAAAAACGTCAATCCAATAGCAATATAAATAACATCATTACTAATGATTTTATTTATTCTAAAATATTGTCTAATATAAAATATAGCTTTTCTAAATGAAAAATACCCAATTCGTTCATTAAAAAAAGGGAAAGCTCTATTTATCACATCTATTTCAACATCATTTCTTACTGCAAGTCTTTTATAAACTAAATCATTTACCATACTACAACCCGTTATCGGAGGAGATAAAGGCCCTATAAGAAGTATCTTCTTTTTATTTAACATTTTCAAATATATTAATAAATGTTTTAGACATTGATTCAATTGAATATTTTGATTTACAATCTATATTAATCTCACTTCTTTTTTTTACCCATTGAGATTTATTCTCAAAAAAGTTAATTATTTTTTCTCCTAAACTATTTACATTATCCGTTTCAAAAAACACAGCATTAAAACCTTCTTTGACAGCCTCAATTTCTGGTGAATGATTTTCATTTTTTGAAACAATCATTGGTACACCAAAACCTAAACTTTGAGTTACAGACAATCCAATATAACCAGAAGAAACACTACATAATGCTTTATCATAATACTCTTTCAATATTAAATAATTAGAAATATGACCTGTCAAAACCACCCTATTCTCTAATCCATTTAAAATAATAAACTTTTCTATTCTTTTTCTTTCATTACCTTCTCCAATAATAATTAATTTAGAATCAACATCTATATAGGGTAATATTTTCATATATGCCTTTACTAATATTAATGGTTTCTTCTCTTTCGTTAATCGACCTACATAAATTATATTTCTTATATCATCTTCAACACTTGAACATAACATTTCTGACTTATAATATAATGCATTAGGAGCGTAATAAACTTTAATTCTATTCTCTGCTCTTCTTAATTCTATTTTCTGAGATTTTGTATAAACAATTACCATAGATCCGAGTTTTCTCATCCATGATCTTAGAATATTAGTTCTTTCCTTACTTCCTCCTATTGACCAAACATGCCCCCATAAAACAGTTTTTTTTCTTAAAATCATTCTTAAGATCAAGATTATCCAATTACTTATTACTCTAGGGTTCATTTCCAAAACTATAACTTTACATATAACAGCACGATTCCACATTCCTGTTTGGAACAAGAAACGTTTATTGAAAAAGAAAAAGTTTTTAACAAGTGTCAAATTAGTTGTTTTTAAATTTGAAGTTATATTATCTTCGAAAGACTCTTTACCTGCAAAAATTGAAAAAGAAGCACCAAATTTTTTGGATAAAATATCATATAGCTTAAATCTATAATCTGGAGATACTGTTTGTAATATTATATATTCTTTCATTTTCTTATTAAAATTTATTAGCTTCTATTAATATAATCAGTATTAGGCTCAAAAGATAGCTCTATAATAGCAACTTTTTTCCCTTTTATATCATTATCAAAATAATCCAATAGTTTTATCTGTTATTTATTATTTAATTTATCAACTGCCTTTAAAGCCTGAACGTAATAATCAAAAAAATCAGTAATTTAAAAGTTCTGGATCCATTCTTGAATCCGAATCTATTACTTTTTGAACATACTCTATATTAACTCTTATTAGTTCACATATATTTTAATTTTATTCATAAAAGTAATTTCCATTATCAAAAATGAATTTGCCTTGTATTTATCAACTCAGATAATATTTCATCCAACACTATAAATTGATCTTGATTTTTATCTTCTTATCAATAGTCCTTTTTGATTGTAAACCTATAGCTATACTCTTCAGATTCATAAAACCCCTAATTTTTCTCTTAAAAAAATCAGAATTTGAAATCACATACCCCTCCTATTTATTAAAACATTCATTTAAATAAAATTTATAAACTGTTTGAATCCCTTTTGTTAACTCAATCTTTGATTTCCAACCTAACTTATTTAATTTAGATATATCAGTTAATTTTTTCATAGTACCATCTGGTTTATCACTATTGAAAAATAAATCACCTTTATATCCTATTATTTCTCTAATCTTTTCAGCAAGTTCCTTTATCGATATATCTACTCCTGTACCTATATTAATATGTGTATTTCTAATCTCGTTACAAATATTCTCATAAGTATCTTCAAAATTTCTATTCTGCATAATAAAAACACAAGCATCAGCCATATCTTCACTCCAAAGAAATTCACGCCTAGGATTTCCCGTACCCCATATTTCTACTTTTTCTGAAGTTATTCCAAAGTTATTTAACAATTTATATGCTTCATCTTCGGAATTTACGTCTAAATCTTTTATAACTTCACTTATCTTTGATTCTGACAATAGTTTAGCTAAATGAATTTTTCTAATTAAAGCAGGTAAAACATGAGATTTTTCAAGATCAAAATTATCATTTGGGCCATATAAATTAGTCGGCATTACAGAAATAAAGTTTGTTCCATACTGCAAATTATAACTTTCACACATTTTAATCCCTGCGATCTTAGCTATTGCATATGGTTCATTTGTATACTCTAATTCATCGGTTAACAAATAATTCTCTTTCATTGGTTGTGGTGAATTTTTTGGATATATACATGTACTTCCTAAAAAAAGTAATTTTTTAACACCATGAACATATGATTGATGGATAACATTATTTTGTATCATTATATTATCATAAATAAAATCTGCTCGGTAAATATTATTAGCAACAATTCCTCCAACTTTAGCAGCTGCCAAAAAAACATATTCTGGTTTTTCAAATTCAAAAAACTTTTCAACCTCAGCTTGATTCCTTAAATCTAATTCTTTAGAAGATCTTAATATTAGGTTTTGAAACCCCTTTGCATTTAAATTCTTGACTATAGCACTACCAACAAGACCCTTGTGACCTGCTACATATATTTTTGAACCCTTATTCATTATTATTCAAAATAATTCATTATTTGATAACCTTCTTTCTTTAAAAGTTGATCCTTACTCATTAATTTAAGATCACAATTCATCATATCTTTAACAAGAGATTTAAGGTCATATTCAGGAATCCATCCTAATTTTTCTTTAGCTTTAGTTGCATTCCCAATCAATAAATCTACTTCCGTAGGTCTAAAATACTTAGGATCAACATTTAAAACTTCTTTACCAATTTCTAATTGATATT from Flavobacteriaceae bacterium UJ101 encodes:
- the wbtD gene encoding glycosyltransferase (KEGG: has:Halsa_0061 galacturonosyltransferase; Hexosyltransferases) produces the protein MLNKKKILLIGPLSPPITGCSMVNDLVYKRLAVRNDVEIDVINRAFPFFNERIGYFSFRKAIFYIRQYFRINKIISNDVIYIAIGLTFFGVIKDLPFFIVAKIWNKEVIVHVHGNYLYKQYDILKGFKRRLFHYVLSIMDKGIVSSKVLIHNLTPFIDKKNIFCMHYFVEDFLLKEVKKKDIQNNEKIKILYLSNLMKEKGIIDFLVSLKLMDKEFIDYEVKIIGGVDNENKNEIFNLIDSNPKISYSPPVRGEDKKKAYLWANTFVLPTYYSMEGEPISLLEAMATGNIIVTTDHAAISDICGVNTGFIVRKNSPEDIKEKLIFISKNINNLQSMMDYNYEYARKKYTTDIFIKNLINVFYEERK
- the TSTA3|fcl gene encoding GDP-L-fucose synthase (Catalyzes the two-step NADP-dependent conversion of GDP- 4-dehydro-6-deoxy-D-mannose to GDP-fucose, involving an epimerase and a reductase reaction; Belongs to the NAD(P)-dependent epimerase/dehydratase family. Fucose synthase subfamily.; KEGG: daf:Desaf_0858 GDP-L-fucose synthase) codes for the protein MNKGSKIYVAGHKGLVGSAIVKNLNAKGFQNLILRSSKELDLRNQAEVEKFFEFEKPEYVFLAAAKVGGIVANNIYRADFIYDNIMIQNNVIHQSYVHGVKKLLFLGSTCIYPKNSPQPMKENYLLTDELEYTNEPYAIAKIAGIKMCESYNLQYGTNFISVMPTNLYGPNDNFDLEKSHVLPALIRKIHLAKLLSESKISEVIKDLDVNSEDEAYKLLNNFGITSEKVEIWGTGNPRREFLWSEDMADACVFIMQNRNFEDTYENICNEIRNTHINIGTGVDISIKELAEKIREIIGYKGDLFFNSDKPDGTMKKLTDISKLNKLGWKSKIELTKGIQTVYKFYLNECFNK
- a CDS encoding hypothetical protein (KEGG: dto:TOL2_C12540 UDP-glucose:(heptosyl)LPS alpha-1,3-glucosyltransferase; Hexosyltransferases), translated to MKEYIILQTVSPDYRFKLYDILSKKFGASFSIFAGKESFEDNITSNLKTTNLTLVKNFFFFNKRFLFQTGMWNRAVICKVIVLEMNPRVISNWIILILRMILRKKTVLWGHVWSIGGSKERTNILRSWMRKLGSMVIVYTKSQKIELRRAENRIKVYYAPNALYYKSEMLCSSVEDDIRNIIYVGRLTKEKKPLILVKAYMKILPYIDVDSKLIIIGEGNERKRIEKFIILNGLENRVVLTGHISNYLILKEYYDKALCSVSSGYIGLSVTQSLGFGVPMIVSKNENHSPEIEAVKEGFNAVFFETDNVNSLGEKIINFFENKSQWVKKRSEINIDCKSKYSIESMSKTFINIFENVK